One Hyphomicrobium sp. CS1GBMeth3 DNA window includes the following coding sequences:
- a CDS encoding cobyrinate a,c-diamide synthase — protein sequence MAEVLTRPRGLVIAAPSSGSGKTTVALGLLAAFRQRGLAVQPFKTGPDYLDTGHHGRAAGRPSFNLDTWAMPETVVGQIVASAGKNADLCIAEGVMGLFDGAGDQGLSGRGSTADLAALLGWPVVLVLDVSGQTETAAALALGCARYRSDVRVAGVILNQVASERHEALIRPAFESIGTPVFGALRRADAIRLPERHLGLVQADEHADYMQRIAQLAALVEASLDLDAIRAAAGEAGISTRGTWGMRPPGQRIAVAHDAAFSFTYAHLFEGWRAAGAEIVFFSPLNDEAPPGDIDAVWLPGGYPELHAGKITAASRFIAGLKLLAERSVPIHGECGGYMVLGRGLEDADGTRHAMVGLLPAETSFRTRKLHLGYRRATLRSDCLLGRKGAQIYGHEFHYATLLSDDGEPLLELADASRARVAAGSRVGSATGSFFHLLSASDA from the coding sequence ATGGCAGAGGTGCTTACTCGTCCGCGGGGGCTTGTTATTGCCGCGCCGAGCTCCGGCTCGGGGAAAACGACGGTTGCGCTTGGTCTTCTTGCAGCGTTTCGCCAAAGAGGCCTTGCCGTGCAGCCGTTCAAGACCGGGCCGGATTATCTCGACACCGGACACCACGGCCGCGCGGCGGGACGACCAAGCTTCAATCTCGATACGTGGGCGATGCCGGAGACGGTCGTCGGGCAGATCGTCGCTTCTGCCGGAAAGAACGCCGATCTTTGCATCGCGGAAGGCGTGATGGGTTTGTTCGACGGCGCCGGTGATCAGGGTCTATCCGGGCGCGGCTCCACGGCGGATCTGGCGGCGCTGCTCGGCTGGCCGGTCGTGCTCGTGCTCGATGTTTCCGGGCAGACGGAAACTGCGGCTGCTTTGGCGCTTGGGTGCGCGCGCTATCGCTCCGATGTGCGCGTTGCGGGTGTCATCCTGAACCAGGTCGCGAGCGAGCGGCACGAGGCGCTGATCCGCCCGGCTTTTGAGAGCATCGGAACCCCAGTTTTCGGTGCGTTGCGGCGCGCCGATGCCATTCGTCTTCCGGAGCGCCATCTCGGTCTCGTCCAGGCCGACGAGCACGCAGATTATATGCAGCGTATCGCGCAGCTCGCCGCTCTCGTTGAGGCGTCGCTCGATCTCGATGCAATCCGGGCCGCGGCAGGTGAGGCCGGAATTTCAACGCGGGGCACGTGGGGCATGCGCCCTCCCGGCCAGCGCATTGCTGTTGCGCATGATGCGGCGTTCTCGTTCACGTACGCGCATCTTTTCGAGGGATGGCGGGCGGCCGGGGCGGAGATTGTCTTCTTCTCGCCGCTCAATGACGAGGCCCCGCCGGGCGATATCGATGCGGTGTGGCTACCTGGAGGTTATCCGGAACTCCATGCCGGTAAAATCACGGCCGCGTCGCGCTTCATCGCCGGCTTGAAGCTGCTCGCGGAGCGATCCGTCCCCATCCACGGCGAGTGCGGCGGGTACATGGTGCTCGGACGCGGGCTCGAGGATGCCGACGGGACACGCCACGCGATGGTCGGTCTGCTGCCGGCGGAGACGTCCTTCCGCACGCGCAAGCTACATCTTGGCTATCGCCGGGCTACGCTCCGATCGGATTGCCTTCTCGGACGCAAGGGTGCGCAGATCTACGGACATGAGTTCCACTATGCGACCTTGCTCTCGGACGATGGCG